TCTCCAATGTGCTTTGAAGTTATATTCGGTTCTAAGCGTAAGCTATCCAATACCTATGACACCCCTCTGTCATAGCCCAGAATGAGGTATGATACTTTGGCGAAGCCGGCTAGTGTAGCAGTGGTAAATCTGCGGGCATGGATCCAAGAATACAACCCTGTTGTCGTTTATGCGTGTTTCTCCGGTGGCCATGACTCACTTGTCAGCACGCACATTACGATGAGTGTCATACCCGACGCAACTGTATTACACATCGATACGGGCATTGGTGTGCGGGCTACACGCGATTTCGTTAAGCAGACGTGTGCTCGACATAACTGGCCGCTTCTTGTGATCTCGGCTGAAGAGTGCGGACAGTCCTACGAGCAGCTCGTGCTCGAGAATGGATTCCCAGGCCCAGCCCAACATCGCATTATGTTCAATAGACTCAAGGAGCGGGCGATCTATAAGGCTTGTAGAATCGCCAAGACGGGCAGGCCGAGGTTGTCCACGGTAGCCTTTGTGTCTGGCCTCAGAGCTGAAGAATCCAGGCAGCGGAAAACTTACGGGGCGGATCCCAGAAAAATCTACTCGCAGGTATGGATGAGCCCAATTTATCAGTTTACAGCTAAGGATAAGAATGACTATATGACGAGGCATAACTTACAGGCAAACCCTGTTGTTGAACTACTAGGCATGAGTGGTGAGTGCCTATGCGGAGCGTATGCACATAAAGGGGAAAAGTCAAAGATCGCCCTTGTGGATCCCACAACAGTTGCTGAAATAGAGCGTATT
Above is a genomic segment from Rhodothermales bacterium containing:
- a CDS encoding phosphoadenosine phosphosulfate reductase family protein, giving the protein MRYDTLAKPASVAVVNLRAWIQEYNPVVVYACFSGGHDSLVSTHITMSVIPDATVLHIDTGIGVRATRDFVKQTCARHNWPLLVISAEECGQSYEQLVLENGFPGPAQHRIMFNRLKERAIYKACRIAKTGRPRLSTVAFVSGLRAEESRQRKTYGADPRKIYSQVWMSPIYQFTAKDKNDYMTRHNLQANPVVELLGMSGECLCGAYAHKGEKSKIALVDPTTVAEIERIEAVVAERGFTWGWEDPGPNADWKEQRNGQMLLFTPLCVGCEKVALDD